A section of the Entelurus aequoreus isolate RoL-2023_Sb linkage group LG21, RoL_Eaeq_v1.1, whole genome shotgun sequence genome encodes:
- the LOC133638840 gene encoding bone morphogenetic protein receptor type-1B-like, producing the protein MVKQIGKGRYGEVWMGKWRGERVAVKVFFTTEEDSWFRETEIYQTFLMRHDNILGFIAADIKGTGSWTQLYLITDYHENGSLYDYLKSNTLDVNAVLKLAYTSVSGLCHLHTEIHGTQGKPAIAHRDLKSKNVLVKKNGTCCIADLGLAVKFNSGTNEVDIPPNLRVGTKRYMPPEVLDESLNRTYFQSFIMADMYSFGLIVWEMTRRCSSGGMVEDYQLPYYDLVPTDPSYEDMRKVVCFKKQRPAFANRWGSDECLRQIGKVMSECWAHNPASRLSALRVKKTLAKMLDSQDIKPSHSDT; encoded by the exons ATGGTGAAGCAGATCGGGAAGGGTCGTTACGGCGAGGTGTGGATGGGGAAGTGGCGAGGCGAGCGAGTGGCGGTCAAAGTCTTCTTCACCACGGAGGAGGACAGCTGGTTCAGAGAGACGGAGATCTACCAGACCTTCCTCATGCGACACGACAACATTCTGG GCTTCATAGCGGCCGACATCAAAGGCACGGGCTCTTGGACTCAGCTGTACTTGATCACCGATTACCACGAGAACGGCTCGCTGTACGACTACCTCAAGTCCAACACGCTGGACGTCAACGCCGTGCTCAAGCTGGCCTACACCTCCGTGTCGGGGCTGTGTCACCTGCACACCGAGATCCACGGCACGCAGGGGAAGCCCGCCATCGCCCATCGAGACCTCAAGAGCAAGAACGTTCTGGTCAAGAAGAACGGGACCTGTTGCATCGCCGACCTCGGACTGGCCGTCAAATTTAACAG cggcACCAACGAGGTGGACATCCCCCCCAACCTGCGCGTGGGCACCAAGCGCTACATGCCCCCCGAGGTGTTGGACGAGAGCTTGAACAGGACCTACTTCCAGTCCTTCATCATGGCCGACATGTACAGCTTCGGACTCATCGTGTGGGAGATGACGCGGCGATGCAGCAGTGGAG GCATGGTGGAGGACTACCAGCTGCCGTACTACGACCTGGTGCCCACTGACCCGTCCTATGAAGACATGAGGAAGGTGGTCTGCTTCAAGAAACAAAGACCAGCTTTTGCCAACCGCTGGGGCAGCGATGAG TGTTTACGACAGATAGGAAAAGTCATGTCTGAATGCTGGGCTCACAATCCTGCCTCCCGCCTGTCGGCCTTGAGGGTGAAGAAGACCTTGGCCAAGATGTTGGACTCCCAAGACATCAAACCGTCTCACAGCGACACATGA